Proteins from one Triticum aestivum cultivar Chinese Spring chromosome 7A, IWGSC CS RefSeq v2.1, whole genome shotgun sequence genomic window:
- the LOC123154319 gene encoding NDR1/HIN1-like protein 3, with protein MGKTSTVSSWLCCPCRCLFCGLLSCIFSVLATILVIAGVVVLALYLLFRPHLIQATVASADLNDFTLTPSTWILRYNLSVALSVRNPNSRIAIHYQSVVAEAYYQGTRADLPDFYQDTGETTVLPLAFAGDHPLEGGVAAAGFRKEAIDHASFSVDIKLSAKMKLKVWAFRVPGPKPRVDCPLNIHRRNASAPAADGPQEFHPVECRVWF; from the coding sequence ATGGGCAAGACGAGCACCGTGTCGTCGTGGCTGTGCTGCCCGTGCCGGTGCCTCTTCTGCGGCCTGCTGAGCTGCATCTTCAGCgtcctcgccaccatcctcgtcatCGCTGGCGTCGTCGTGCTCGCCCTCTATCTCCTCTTCCGACCGCACCTCATCCAAGCTACCGTCGCGTCCGCCGACCTCAACGACTTCACCCTCACGCCGAGCACCTGGATCCTCCGCTACAACCTCTCTGTCGCGCTCTCCGTCCGCAACCCTAACTCCCGGATCGCCATCCACTACCAGTCCGTCGTCGCCGAGGCCTACTACCAGGGCACCCGCGCCGACCTCCCGGACTTCTACCAGGACACCGGCGAGACCACCGTCCTGCCGCTGGCCTTCGCTGGCGATCACCCGCTCGAGGGCGGGGTCGCCGCCGCGGGGTTCCGCAAGGAGGCCATCGACCACGCCTCCTTCTCAGTCGACATCAAGCTCAGCGCCAAGATGAAGCTCAAGGTGTGGGCCTTCAGGGTGCCGGGGCCAAAGCCCAGGGTTGACTGCCCTCTCAACATCCACCGACGGAACGCCTCCGCACCCGCCGCCGACGGCCCGCAGGAGTTCCACCCCGTCGAATGCCGCGTCTGGTTCTGA